A stretch of the Acyrthosiphon pisum isolate AL4f chromosome A2, pea_aphid_22Mar2018_4r6ur, whole genome shotgun sequence genome encodes the following:
- the LOC100162844 gene encoding vam6/Vps39-like protein encodes MHDVYEVVKLLKYSVQIESITAYDNYLLVGNRLGHIFLYTTSPRVQLVDCNKTFSKRPILQLTAISECQIVICLSDERVSVLDVSRDKVIHLKTTGLQKTKGASSFTINVKTPDGLQSNPSNTVVRLCVAVKRQLQVYYWKGKDFLEHSENIDLPDIPRTLVWCDQTVVIGCKNEYYLFDVTMEQVKPLFLTGKNQEPIITKISDTMFGVVKDSHFIVMSTMDDVAEQQFIKWIDTPSIILYDEPYLIASISDKLYVQTIESVESSVSRQVISVTSKTSNMFSCQNGLIYVSSTLDVCCLKAVPFAKQIKRLLEDKDFQLALKLANISDESVDDKEKNVSQIRTLYANDLFEKKKYQESMREFLKLNTDPYDVIRLFPNLLPQSDSDYGEEILEKEMETKIVALIEYLTEVRFKLLKEPNVKNQSNILEINSNHQEQLFQIIDTTLLKCYLQTNDALIAPLLRLNHCHLLETETTLKKYKKYSELIILYQTKGLHSKALELLQKQSDDSDSNLKGPERTIQYLQNIGSNNIDIILQFSDWVLNKYPEEGLTIFTEDVAEVEHLPRPKVLDFLIRNHKNLIIPYLEHVIHVWNDTNAICHNALIHQYREKLQKYNTMSMQADEQTAQNTKTKLLEFLEQSKCYTPETVLVHFPLDGFFEERAIVLGKLGRHEQVLSMYVTVLDDVNRAIEYCDKVYKSKNEDCDQIYVILLRLLIDPPDSWLAGLGGVSKPAPNLEKVVEILNKNAAQIATPDVLKVLPDEIPINRISNFLVIALDKAISDRRLYQVNRGLLYAKLLKIQQQRIFYESQNITLTEFNICRVCKKRFGNQSAFVRCPNGEIVHYSCHNHKADQ; translated from the exons ATGCACGACGTATACGAAGTTGTTAAACTGTTGAAGTATTCTGTACAAATCGAAAGCATCACTGCTTATG ATAATTATTTGCTGGTTGGAAATCGTCTAGGTCACATATTTTTGTACACGACCAGTCCTAGAGTACAACTAGTTGACTGCAATAAAACATTTAGCAAAAGACCTATACTACAATTGACTGCAATATCAGAATGTCAAATAGTCATTTGTCTATCAG atgaaAGAGTTAGTGTGCTTGATGTATCTCGAGATAaagtaatacatttgaaaacaaCTGGTTTACAAAAAACTAAAGGTGCTAGTTCATTTACTATAAATGTGAag actCCAGATGGATTGCAAAGTAATCCCAGCAACACAGTAGTTCGCCTCTGTGTAGCTGTTAAGAGACAGTTGCAAGTTTACTATTGGAAAGGAAAAGATTTTTTGGAGcattctgaaaatattgactTACCAGATATACCACGTACACTAGTCTGGTGTGATCAAACAGTAGTTATTGGctgtaaaaatgaatattatttatttgat gttactATGGAACAAGTAAAACCTTTGTTCTTAACTGGGAAAAATCAAGAACCTATAATAACCAAAATATCTGACACAATGTTTGGTGTTGTCAAAGATTCCCATTTTATTGTTATGAGTACAATGGATGATGTAGCTGAACAGCAATTTATTAAATGGATAGACACACCATCTATTATTT tatatgATGAACCTTACTTAATCGCAAGTATAAGTGATAAGTTGTATGTACAAACTATAGAATCAGTTGAAAGTTCAGTATCTCGTCAAGTAATATCAGTTACTTCTAAAACATCGAATATGTTTTCTTGTcaaaatggtttaatttatgtttcttCTACATTGGATGTTTGCTGTTTAAAAGCAGTTCCATTTGCAAAACAAATCAAACGACTTCTTGAAGACAAAGATTTTCAACTGGCTTTAAAATTGGCT aacATATCTGATGAATCTGTTGAtgacaaagaaaaaaatgtatcacaaATTAGAACCCTATATGCCaatgatttatttgaaaaaaagaaatatcaaGAATCCATGAGAGAGTTTTTGAAGTTAAATACAG ATCCTTATGATGTTATCAGATTATTTCCAAATTTATTACCTCAAAGTGATTCAGACTATGGAGAGGAAATACTTGAAAAAGAAATGGAAACAAAAATTGTCGCATTGATTGAATATTTAACTGAA GTGCGATTCAAACTTTTGAAAGAACCCAAtgttaaaaatcaatcaaatattCTTGAAATAAATAGTAATCATCAAGAACAGTTATTTCAGATAATAGACACAACGCTTCTGAAATGTTATTTACAA ACTAATGATGCTCTGATAGCACCTCTTTTAAGACTTAACCATTGTCATTTATTAGAAACGGAAACaacattaaaaaagtataagaaatatagtgaattaataattttgtatcaaaCCAAAGGATTACATAGTAAGGCATTAGAACTCCTTCAAAAGCAGTCAGATGATTCCGATTCTAATTTAAAAGGACCCGAAAGAACTATTCAATATCTACAAAATATTG gttcaaataatattgatatcattCTACAGTTTTCTGATTGGGTGTTAAATAAGTATCCAGAAGAAGGGCTTACTATATTTACAGAAGATGTTGCTGAAGTAGAACATTTACCTAGACCTAAAGTATTggattttttaattagaaatcaCAAAAATCTTATTATACCTTATTTGGAACATGTAATACACGTTTGGAATGATACCAATGCTATATGTCATAATGCTTTAATACATCAATATAGAGAAAAGCTTCAAAAATACAACACCATGTCAATGCAAGCTGATGAACAAACAGCACAAAACACTAAAACAAAACTTTTGGAATTTTTAGAACAATCAAAGTGTTATACTCCGGAAACAGTATTGGTACATTTTCCTTTGGATG gaTTTTTTGAAGAACGTGCTATAGTATTGGGTAAACTTGGTCGCCATGAACAAGTCTTGTCTATGTATGTCACCGTATTGGATGATGTTAACCGAGCAATTGAGTACTGTGATAaagtttataaatcaaaaaatgaagaCTGCGAtcaa ATTTACGTAATACTGTTGAGATTACTTATTGACCCTCCAGATAGTTGGTTAGCTGGACTAGGAGGTGTATCAAAACCAGCACCCAATTTAGAGAAAgttgttgaaattttaaataaaaatgctgCTCAAATTGCTACTCCAGATGTATTAAAAGTGTTACCAGATGAAATACCCATTAATCGTATTAGTAATTTTCTAGTAATTGCACTAGACAAAGCAATCAGTGATAGAAGGCTTTATCAAGTGAATCGTGGACTACTTTATGCTAagcttttaaaa atTCAACAGCAGAGAATATTTTATGAGTCGCAAAATATTACTTTGACGGAATTCAATATATGTAGAGTATGTAAAAAACGATTTGGAAATCAAAG TGCGTTTGTAAGATGCCCAAATGGTGAAATTGTCCACTATTCATGTCATAATCACAAGGCAGATCAATaa